The Anguilla rostrata isolate EN2019 unplaced genomic scaffold, ASM1855537v3 scaf0213, whole genome shotgun sequence genomic interval gtatgtttggggtcattatccTGTTGGAGGACCTGTGACTGAGACACAGCTTTCTGACACTGGGCAGTACGTTTCGCTCCAAAATTCCATGATAGTCTTCTGATTTCATTGCCCTGCACAGATTCAAGGCACCCAGTGCCTGAGGCAGCAGAGCAACCCCAAAACATTACTGAGCCTCCTCCATGCTTCACGGTAGGCATGGTGTTCTTTTCTTTGCAGGCAtcatttttcttctgtaaaCGTAGGGGTGGTGTGATTTACCAAAAAGCTCTAATTTTGCTTCATCTGTCCAAAGCACATTCTCCCAGAAGGATTGTGGCTTGTCAACATGCATTTTGGCAAAGTCCAGTCTGGCTtttttgtgtctctctcttagAAGTGGGGTCTTCCTGGGTCTTCTACCATGGAGTCCATTTTCATTCAGACAGCGACGGATGGTGCGACTTGAAACCATTGTACCCTGAACTTGAAGATAAGCTTGGATCTGTATTGAAGTTTTCCTTGGTTTATTCTCGACCATTCGAGCAATCCTTCTGTTCAATCTCGGGCCAATTTTCCTCTTGCGACCACGTCCAGAGATGCTGGCTACAGTTCCATGGGCCTTAAACTTCTTAATAATATTGGCAACAATGGTCACAGGAACACCAAGCTCTTTGCAAATGGTCTTGTAACCTTTACGTTGACCATGCTTGGCTATTACCTTTATTCTAATCTCTTCAGACCTCTCTCtacttttccttctgttttccatgtttaatgtgatgcacacagtggcacaaaACAGCAGAGTGAGTAATTTTCTCCTTTTAAACTGGCTGCACGAGTGATTATAAGATTGAAAACACCTGTGAtactaattaaaatgcaatagtCTGCTTAAAGTATCACTACAAATCCAATATTATTTACAACTTCTAAAGGGTACTAAATTTTGTCCAAGCTATTTTAGAATGTCTTTGTAGAATAAgcatgaattcatttattttcacaacttttttcttttgttccacTGCAAACCAAACATAGACATGCATTGTCTCCtaacagcaagaaggtccccaatgcacgctgggataggatCCCACAATCCCGATCAGGAATGAACggtaattgaaaatgaaaggatGCATTACCCATGGACAGGCTGATACAGTGGGCAGTTTTAATAAGGATATTTGTTTATCATTGCTTTTAGTTCATTTCTATTTCAATTTACTATATTGCTACTTTTCATATGTCTTCGTATTCTTATATCATTTAcatatgtttttagttttttccccacagtgaAGCACTTTTGTATGAAAGGTGCAATACAAGTAATTTGAGTTTCACTTCAGTTTACTGCTGGTAGCCTATCCCTGCCCAgatacattcacacacgcacgcacgcacgcacacaaggtATTTGAACAGCAGAGAATGAACAGGAACAGCTGCCTGAGTCTCTCATTGAGAATGTTacctgctgcttctctgtacTTACCTGTCTGACTTTCCTTCTGTGAAATTCCAGCACTCCCATCAGTCCCtttgtgctgctcagtcagtgctGTCTTCTGATGCTCATCCTGGGTCTTACCTGGATTCGGCATGTCTTTACACAGCTCTGCGCTTTCCTGGACACTAACTGCAGAAACAGAGGAAataaggctgtgtgtgctgagtacAGTACAAATGCAAGGAGGCTCACAGGTGAATATCTGATCCTGCTTTACATCAAAGCCAGGATTCAATCCCGATTTGTTCTTACTGTTCACACACAATAATGCATGTAATGCAGTTATATTTGGTCTTCACCTTCACAATTTGGCAAATTCAAAGTAAACATTTCGGACTTTATACTTAAATTCTGAATACTTAAATTAGTCACTTGTTGGACATTTACAAAAGGTTTATATGATAAATTTTCTGGTTAATcatctaaaatatttaaaggtCAACAATTAAGGGTCAAGCCGACTCaagaaatttcaaatttaattcatGGCTTGAAAAATGTCCACAATGTTTTATGGGTATTTCGcaatttatttcctttcctgaactgactgaaCTGCAGGGTAATTGATCCCAGTCCTGAAACAGAGGCATTTCAGTACTGCTGTGTCATTATGAGACACGTTTCTGTTCAGCGCAGAGTTAATTCTGCCTTACCTGGAGTTTCCTCAACGTTTTCAGTGTCTGCGGGTAATAGctgttgtctttgtttcaaaagaaatgtgtcacacattttgtttattatctAGTTTTACCAGCAGCACACCTACTTCTGAagtttatgaatatgaatacatctgattttaatacatttgtcaTTGAGCACTGTATAGGCATACATTGTATAGATGTTCATTTTTTGGAGGAaacctgcagctgcagtgttttaaGTTTGGAGATAAAGTACCAGagggagtgatgtcatcacctgcAGCTCTAAGGCCAGAGTGAATAACACTGTTCTACAGCTCACCATTTACTGCAGCttcagggtctctctctctcagtcttgtCTTTTCTACAATATaagatatgaaatattattcattACTCATCGTGCTTCACAGTAGTATCATCATAGTCATCACCATCATTTCTACAGCTTACCCCCAGATTGAGCTTCCATGTCCTCTTCATTTTGTCTTTCTACAATgtaaaacatgattttattattattagtcatgGGTGTAGTAGCAGTAATGTATGAGCTTTCAGTCCCACAGTATTGGAGAGCTTGTGCTCATTTTATGGAGACAACAGGAGTGCAGCCCTACTGAATCCAGTCCTGAGTAACTGCTCCAGAAACAGCAGGATCTGCATATGGATGCGTTTATTAATATCATTTAAAGTATTATTCTAAAAGACTCTTACTTCTGTAAAATTTCTTGTagtaaaataaaagcagtcccacaatgatgaagatgaggaggaggacaaGGACTACAGAAATCACAACAGAGGCGCttcctaaaaacaaagaaaaacagagcatgttagaaaaatataaaagacaaaGCTCAACCATTTTGATCTGACTATTGAAagatgtatataaatatatttctgtgtgtatatatttctgACTTTAGAAGATGATTTATTTAGCTCCCTGTGTTAATGAAATGGCAGTTAATTTGAAGTTGACTGGTTGCTCAGCAACAGCTGTCTCAGCTGACAGTGCTGGGGATGATTGGGGTCAGTAGTAATCAATGTGCCTCAGTAATGTTTCAGAGACTGTGGGGTAGATGGGGCACCTGAGCATTTAACCCCTAGTAGGACCCCGACAGTAACGTAAACAGCGTCTTTACCCAGTACTCTATGCTGTAGACTAGAGGGTGAAATTTGGGCGGAAGTCCCATGGAATTCACAGGATAGCACAGAAAATTCAACAGAGGCTTGTAACCCCAGGAGAATGGCAGAATATGAAGAACTTTTTAATTAAGTGAGCGGGAAAAGTTTCACACAGGCAAGACATAATGGGTGGACTACAtaacaactggaacagctaccCAAACCTGTGAAATGAGGATTAGGGGTGGACTACAtaacaactggaacagctaccCAAACCTGTGAAATGAGGATTAGGGGTGGACTACAtaacaactggaacagctaccCAAACCTGTGAAATGAGCGTTAGGGGTGGACTGTGGCAGCCAGGATGGCAGGCCTGTGCTCAGTCCCTACATCAGCTGAGTGGGCCTTACCTGGAGCAGGGAAGCAGCTCTTTACAGGAAGGACTGTTCTGCTCTCACCCACAGGGTTGTGCAGCACACAGGTGTAGATTGCATCAGAGCTCTCTGCTGCCTCTATCTTCAGCTGGGACCCTGGCTGGGGCTGTAtggcaggcccctcccacctgtaCTGAATGCTTGGTCTGTCGCCCCCAGAGCACAGCAGGGTTACTGAGGGGCCGTTCACTTGGCAGGTGACTGCTGGTTTACCTACAGCATCTACATGGAGAACAAAggcttgtgacctcacagctaaCTTTAGCATTGTCCTTCATGGATTAACACACCTGACCCACATGATGGATTAATATAAAGCTcttttttactgaaacactAGCGTATGACTGTAGGGTCTCACGTGCTATTCACTCACATATCCTTGTGGTTACAGACCAACTTCCcctcccacacctgcacacaaatcCCATACAGGTGTGCTATTCTGGGATAGACCAACCTGTTATACAGGTTACAGGTGCGTGAGATGAACCTGTGTGACTCACAGAGAGCAGATGCACAGATTTTTAGTGACTCAGTTCAGCTGAGCTGCTgatcaaatgtcttttttttacccctgTTGTCGGACAATCTAGTCTTTAGATTCTGatctttgagaaacagacattATCATTTATATGACCATGGGATTGTATCCGttttctctccctgctctccacTCCACTAACATGAAAGGGAACATCCATGGGGCAATGAAGCCATGTTACAGGTCTTCTCTCTAAACAAGTCTGGGGTGTCCTGGAGAGCTGTCTCTCCTTCAAATATTTTACAGATTCATCACCTCCCAGAAGGGACAGGACCCTATATTGGGGGTCAGTGACAAAACGTGGCCATAAGCCGCACAAAGATCCATTTTccttttaagtttgaatgcaatattTAAGATTTAACTGAAATCACTGACTGAAAATCTTGATGCCGATATAGATAATGGTAATTTAGCCTGATAGCTGAAATCTCAATTTTTAGAACCAATTCTAGTTTCAAGCAGAAACCAATGTGGTATGATTTGGTCTTGTtacatggaaattattttgccTGAAGGTGGAGATTGCAACTGATAAGATTAAACAATCCTTTATCTTTATTCTGTTGTTGGAGGCAGAGGTAAACTTCCATGTTTCCTTACTTGATAGCTGAGCTGGATTACCTCCTGAgatattcatgtttggtctctCTATTAAGATTGTAAGATAATGAATCTTCTGATAATAATATCACAGTGGTTAGCCCATCGTCCAAAACATAAGACCATGCTAATACATAGTTTAATGCCTAGTTTTCAGATAAGACAGTCCCTgctcccacacccccacacttcACACCTCACCCAATTAGTGCAGCCATGTGCACCCCCTTTCTCTCAGCTGTTCCCTCTCCCTCGTGGgacaacataaaaatgtgtatttttctgtagcTACTGTAGTCAGTCAGAGTTAGGAGGGAGAAACTGATTCTGGGGGGCTTAACATCAGCCAGTAACATCTTTTGCAGTGGACATTCTGGGGGGAGATCTGTGGTTGCCATCCAAGGAATCTGAGCTTTGCATCGAGGGCTGGTGTTGTGTGAAGTTTGGTGTGACAGGGTCTGACGTTTCTGTCTTACAGCTCACCTGGCATCCTTACATTTAAATCTCTGGCTTTTGAATACTTGGCTGCGTTTTGGTTGTTGGACTGCAATCTTGGTTTCCTGGGGCATGTTTGGGAGAACCGTTCGTGGTTTGGTTTTTTCACTCATTTCCTTTGTGACTGTAACTTGTCCATGTCGGTaacattgtgttttcttttctttaaggTAGCAGAACCTCATCTTTATCATATGTGAAtctttgttgtaacttaatgaatttcttcattttaatctggttcTGAGTTGTCCATTTgacaaaggttgatccaacagatTGCTttgcctatcaatgaattcggcaatttaattaattatcaaTACTTTGATaatccacccatccattatctatacctgctaaTCCCGAGctgggttgcggggggtgctggaacctatcccagcatgcattgggcgagaggcaggaatacaccctggacacacaccattcgctcacacaccCATTCCTATgcgcaatttagagtctccaattagactacctgcatgtgtttggactgtgggaggaaatccatggggagaacatgcaaacttcacacagcaaggcccaggctgggattcaaactcatGACCTTactgctgtgaggcgacagtgctacccactgcaccaccgtacCGCCCCATCTttgataataaaatgaatttaaatttaccaaatgtattttatatgtaggataagtgaggggttttaactgttgatgcacttgtgttcggtattcagagtgccggatgTCAATCGAGGGTTTTAactgttaaaactgctggattcagaaaatgaaacacatttcactTAATCCTCACTTTTCCAACACAGCAGTTTTTACATCAGAAgtcataatcaaagttaagT includes:
- the LOC135246361 gene encoding lymphocyte function-associated antigen 3-like, which gives rise to MADKHHRVTALFFIFANFKFGDVTSEIIVQSNGNFTLQPNVQSPPEDILWRWNENKVVEFYQKKVVDYGRFKGRTMLDLTTGALTLTHLTEADSGEYVGELQIKGELVHYRQTVKVFDAVGKPAVTCQVNGPSVTLLCSGGDRPSIQYRWEGPAIQPQPGSQLKIEAAESSDAIYTCVLHNPVGESRTVLPVKSCFPAPGSASVVISVVLVLLLIFIIVGLLLFYYKKFYRKRQNEEDMEAQSGEKTRLRERDPEAAVNGEL